In the Armatimonadota bacterium genome, one interval contains:
- a CDS encoding tripartite tricarboxylate transporter permease, which yields MIDVWQHLLFGFQVALRPENLGLAFAGALLGTVVGVLPGIGPVGGIAILLPLTFKLPPASAMIMLTAVYYGTMYGGSTTSILMNVPGEASSVVTSFDGYAMAQQGRAGPALAIAAVGSFIAGTLSIIALTFFSPLLAAWGLTFGPPEYFGLMLFGLSAVSSLAGESLVKALLSMGFGLMLATVGTDLVTGVPRFTFNIPYLLDGIDFVVVVIGLFAISEIMLSVEELRGAPRRPVKLERIWLGVRDFLQSFWAIIRGSVIGFYIGILPAAGATIASFLSYSVEKQLARDPSTFGRGDIRGVAAPESANNAAAVGNMIPMLTLGIPGSSTTALMLGALLVLNVVPGPLLFRDHPDVVWGLVASMYVSNLILLILNLPLVGLFVRILSIPQSVLYPLIVAICVIGTYAVNFSAFDLLVMAALGLVAYYMRKNAYPLGPAVLGLVLGDLMEQNLRRSLIMSQTGALIFFTRPITATLIALSVLSLLSPALLRLFRPRPA from the coding sequence GTGATCGACGTCTGGCAGCACCTGCTCTTCGGCTTCCAGGTCGCCCTGCGGCCGGAGAACCTCGGCCTCGCCTTCGCCGGCGCGCTGCTCGGCACGGTGGTCGGGGTGCTCCCCGGGATCGGGCCGGTGGGCGGGATCGCCATCCTGCTCCCCCTAACCTTCAAGCTGCCGCCTGCCTCGGCGATGATCATGCTCACCGCGGTCTACTACGGCACGATGTACGGGGGCTCCACCACCTCGATCCTGATGAACGTCCCCGGCGAAGCCTCCTCGGTGGTCACCTCCTTCGACGGCTACGCCATGGCCCAGCAGGGGCGGGCCGGACCGGCTCTGGCCATCGCCGCGGTGGGCTCCTTCATCGCCGGGACGCTGTCCATCATCGCCCTGACCTTCTTCTCCCCGCTGCTGGCGGCGTGGGGACTGACCTTCGGCCCCCCGGAGTACTTCGGGCTGATGCTCTTCGGGCTGTCCGCCGTGAGCAGCCTGGCCGGGGAGTCGCTGGTGAAAGCGCTGCTCTCCATGGGCTTCGGCCTGATGCTGGCCACCGTCGGCACCGACCTGGTCACCGGCGTGCCGCGCTTCACCTTCAACATCCCCTACCTGCTGGACGGCATCGACTTCGTCGTGGTGGTGATCGGGCTGTTCGCCATCTCCGAGATCATGCTCTCCGTGGAGGAGCTCCGGGGGGCGCCCCGGAGGCCCGTGAAGCTGGAGCGCATCTGGCTCGGCGTGAGGGACTTCCTGCAGTCCTTCTGGGCCATCATCCGCGGCAGCGTCATCGGGTTCTACATCGGCATCCTCCCCGCGGCCGGGGCGACGATCGCCTCCTTCCTGAGCTACAGCGTGGAGAAGCAGCTGGCGCGGGACCCGAGCACCTTCGGCAGGGGCGACATCCGCGGGGTGGCGGCGCCGGAGTCGGCCAACAACGCCGCCGCCGTGGGCAACATGATCCCGATGCTCACTCTGGGGATCCCCGGCTCCTCCACCACCGCCCTGATGCTGGGCGCCCTGCTCGTCCTCAACGTGGTCCCCGGACCGCTGTTGTTCCGCGACCACCCCGATGTGGTCTGGGGGCTGGTGGCCAGCATGTACGTGAGCAACCTGATCCTGCTCATCCTCAACCTGCCGCTGGTCGGCCTCTTCGTGCGCATCCTCTCCATCCCGCAGTCCGTGCTTTACCCGCTGATCGTGGCCATCTGCGTCATCGGCACCTACGCCGTCAACTTCAGCGCCTTCGACCTGCTGGTGATGGCCGCCCTCGGTCTCGTCGCCTACTACATGCGGAAGAACGCCTACCCGCTGGGTCCGGCCGTCCTGGGCCTGGTCCTGGGAGACCTCATGGAACAGAACCTGCGGCGCTCGCTGATCATGAGCCAGACCGGCGCGCTGATCTTCTTCACCCGTCCGATCACGGCCACCCTGATCGCGCTGTCCGTGCTCTCCCTCCTGTCGCCCGCCCTGCTCCGCCTGTTCCGTCCCCGTCCCGCCTAG
- a CDS encoding ABC transporter permease, whose product MPWPHQGARPRRIGVLRRLARRRTAVLGLLILAAFVAAGILGPLLLADDPNAADFEQVLRRPSLAHPLGTDQLGRDLLTRIVYGTRVSFLIGFLAVAISAAIGVPVGLISGYRGGVVDLLIQRVVDLLLAFPGFLLALTLIAVLGVGVTNVVVSVGLASAPVYIRLVRAVALYIKEQTYIEAARALGAAESRIVLRHVLPNSLAPVIVQSTLQLGTAILTAAGLGFLGLGVKPPTPEWGTMLGEGQTYLFSSWYIATFPGLAIFLAVMAFNLLGDGLRDALDPRLRTGA is encoded by the coding sequence ATGCCGTGGCCGCACCAGGGGGCCCGACCGCGGCGGATCGGCGTCCTGCGCCGGCTGGCCCGCCGCCGCACGGCCGTCCTGGGCCTCCTCATCCTCGCCGCCTTCGTCGCCGCCGGGATCCTCGGTCCGCTCCTGCTGGCCGACGATCCCAACGCCGCCGATTTCGAGCAGGTGCTGCGGCGGCCGTCGCTCGCCCACCCCCTGGGCACCGACCAGCTCGGCCGCGACCTGCTGACGCGCATCGTCTACGGCACGCGCGTTTCCTTTCTCATCGGCTTCCTGGCCGTGGCGATCTCCGCGGCCATCGGCGTGCCGGTCGGGCTGATCTCCGGCTACCGCGGCGGAGTCGTTGATCTCCTCATCCAGCGGGTCGTGGATCTGCTCCTGGCCTTCCCCGGCTTCTTGCTGGCCCTGACCCTCATCGCCGTGCTGGGCGTGGGCGTGACCAACGTCGTGGTCTCGGTGGGACTGGCCTCGGCGCCGGTCTACATCCGTCTGGTGCGGGCCGTGGCCCTGTACATCAAGGAGCAGACCTACATCGAGGCCGCCCGGGCCCTCGGTGCGGCGGAGAGCCGCATCGTCCTCCGGCACGTCCTCCCCAACAGCCTGGCCCCGGTGATCGTCCAGTCCACCCTGCAGCTGGGCACGGCCATCCTGACCGCGGCGGGGCTGGGCTTCCTCGGCCTGGGGGTGAAACCGCCGACCCCGGAGTGGGGGACGATGCTGGGGGAGGGGCAGACCTATCTCTTCTCATCGTGGTACATCGCCACTTTCCCGGGTTTGGCGATCTTCCTGGCCGTCATGGCCTTCAACCTGCTGGGCGACGGCCTGCGCGACGCCCTCGACCCCCGGCTGCGTACCGGAGCCTAG
- a CDS encoding ABC transporter permease, producing the protein MSSLGLYLLRRVALTVPTLLGVTVVIFLLIRLIPGDPARLIAGLTASDEEVRRIRVELGLTRPIHVQYALYLGRLIRGDLGTSAVTRAPVAEEIRWRLGPTVGLAVASTVVAAVLGLAAGTVSAVRRNSALDYLIMSVALFGVSIPVFWLGLMLMLLFSVYLGWFPAGGYGGPASYVLPTITLAAFSIAIVARMTRSSLLETFHQDYVRTARAKGVHEAAVTLRHALRNALIPVLTVVGLQFGALLGGAVLTETTFAWPGIGRLLVNAITSRDYPVIQGIILIFAALYAAINVLVDLLYVYVDPRIRYQ; encoded by the coding sequence ATGTCGTCCCTCGGTCTCTACCTGCTCCGCCGGGTAGCCCTGACGGTCCCCACGCTGCTCGGGGTCACCGTTGTCATCTTCCTGCTGATCCGGCTCATTCCGGGGGACCCCGCCCGTCTCATCGCGGGGTTGACCGCCTCCGACGAGGAGGTGCGGCGTATCCGGGTCGAGCTGGGGCTGACGCGGCCGATCCACGTCCAGTACGCCCTCTACCTCGGGCGGTTGATCCGCGGAGACCTGGGGACCTCCGCCGTCACACGCGCGCCGGTGGCGGAAGAGATCCGCTGGCGGCTGGGACCGACGGTCGGGCTGGCGGTGGCCAGCACCGTCGTGGCCGCCGTCCTGGGGCTGGCCGCCGGAACCGTCTCGGCCGTCCGCCGGAACTCGGCCCTGGACTACCTGATCATGAGCGTGGCGCTCTTCGGGGTCTCCATCCCCGTCTTCTGGCTGGGGCTGATGCTGATGTTGCTGTTCTCCGTCTACCTGGGCTGGTTTCCGGCCGGCGGGTACGGCGGCCCGGCCTCCTACGTGCTCCCGACCATCACCCTGGCCGCCTTCTCGATCGCCATCGTGGCGCGGATGACGCGGAGTAGCCTGCTGGAGACCTTCCATCAGGACTACGTGCGGACAGCGCGGGCGAAGGGCGTCCATGAGGCGGCGGTCACGCTCCGGCACGCCCTGCGGAACGCGCTCATTCCCGTCCTGACCGTCGTCGGCTTGCAGTTCGGGGCGCTGCTGGGCGGCGCGGTCCTGACCGAGACCACCTTCGCCTGGCCCGGCATCGGCCGGCTCCTGGTCAACGCCATCACCTCCCGCGACTATCCGGTCATCCAGGGGATCATCCTGATCTTCGCCGCCCTCTACGCCGCCATCAATGTGCTCGTCGACCTCCTCTACGTCTATGTCGACCCGCGCATCCGCTACCAGTGA
- a CDS encoding ABC transporter substrate-binding protein yields MAVLRALVRLGVVAALIASAVGMQNVPAGAQAVPRQLRIAVGIDADTLDPAGGTTTTVNNMVDYFYETLVDVESVPGEVRPKLATRWQVARDGRSITFQLRPGVRFHDGSPMNAAAVKATIERLLDPKVRNPNRYLFAPITAVETMGELSLRLQLSQPSPFVLTGLGTTTAAILSPAAVQRAGDRFSVAPVGAGTGPYMFKEWRRGESILVERNPNYWGKRPVFDEVLFRVVPDAGTRLAQLLAGDVHMAMLPPAPDVKGLRQNPRVTVVEAATDRTIFLVLNNQWGPFRDVRVRQAMNYAINKKAILASVLFDLGTVAVSPCPPMMFGGVAVQEGGWPYNPIKAKQLLAEAGYRDGFEVNFFSPTGRYIQDFQFAQAVAAQLRNVGVRANLSTMDWPSYVSTVVAPPDRTRVQMIVLGWAWPVLDCDGALYGQFHSGAAHPPKGLGPAFYRNPRVDQLLDEARSTIDDAKRKELYREAQQLIWNDAPWVFLWTQKWYVATVRNLKGVRVLPIEKWDTSNATWEP; encoded by the coding sequence GTGGCTGTGCTCAGGGCTCTGGTACGCCTCGGCGTTGTCGCGGCGCTGATCGCCTCAGCGGTAGGAATGCAGAACGTTCCGGCGGGCGCTCAGGCCGTGCCCCGACAACTGCGCATCGCCGTCGGCATCGACGCCGACACGCTGGACCCGGCGGGGGGCACCACAACGACGGTCAACAATATGGTGGACTACTTCTACGAGACCCTCGTCGATGTGGAATCCGTGCCGGGCGAGGTCCGGCCGAAGCTGGCCACGCGCTGGCAGGTGGCCCGCGACGGCCGCAGCATCACCTTCCAGCTCCGGCCGGGCGTCCGCTTCCACGACGGGTCCCCGATGAACGCGGCGGCGGTGAAGGCGACCATCGAGCGGCTGCTGGACCCCAAGGTCAGGAACCCCAACCGCTATCTCTTTGCACCGATCACGGCCGTCGAGACCATGGGCGAGCTGAGCCTGCGGCTCCAGTTGAGCCAGCCCAGCCCCTTCGTCCTGACGGGGCTGGGGACGACGACGGCGGCCATCCTGTCCCCCGCGGCGGTGCAGCGTGCCGGCGACCGGTTCAGCGTCGCCCCCGTCGGCGCCGGGACCGGACCCTACATGTTCAAGGAGTGGCGCCGCGGCGAGAGCATCCTCGTGGAACGCAACCCGAACTACTGGGGGAAGAGGCCGGTCTTCGATGAGGTGCTCTTCCGCGTCGTGCCCGACGCCGGCACCCGGCTGGCCCAGTTGCTGGCGGGTGACGTGCACATGGCGATGCTGCCCCCGGCTCCCGACGTCAAAGGGTTGCGGCAGAACCCGCGGGTGACCGTGGTCGAGGCGGCCACCGACCGGACGATCTTCCTTGTGCTGAACAACCAGTGGGGCCCCTTCAGAGACGTGCGCGTCCGTCAGGCGATGAACTACGCGATCAACAAGAAGGCCATCCTGGCCAGCGTCCTCTTCGATCTGGGGACCGTGGCCGTCTCGCCGTGCCCGCCGATGATGTTCGGCGGGGTGGCCGTGCAGGAGGGGGGCTGGCCCTACAACCCGATCAAGGCGAAGCAGCTCCTGGCGGAGGCCGGCTACCGGGACGGCTTCGAGGTGAACTTCTTCTCGCCCACGGGCCGGTACATCCAGGACTTCCAGTTCGCCCAGGCCGTGGCCGCGCAACTGCGCAACGTCGGGGTCCGGGCCAACCTCAGCACGATGGACTGGCCGTCCTATGTGAGCACGGTCGTCGCCCCGCCGGACCGGACGCGCGTCCAGATGATCGTCCTGGGCTGGGCCTGGCCCGTGCTGGACTGCGACGGGGCGCTCTACGGCCAGTTCCACTCCGGGGCGGCCCACCCGCCGAAGGGACTGGGACCGGCCTTCTACAGGAACCCCCGTGTGGACCAGCTGCTGGACGAGGCGCGCAGCACCATCGACGACGCGAAGCGCAAGGAGCTGTACAGGGAGGCGCAGCAGCTTATCTGGAACGACGCGCCCTGGGTGTTCCTGTGGACGCAGAAGTGGTACGTAGCGACGGTCCGGAATCTCAAGGGCGTGCGGGTCCTTCCCATCGAGAAGTGGGACACGAGCAACGCCACGTGGGAGCCGTAG
- a CDS encoding AAA family ATPase, whose product MPPPAAIRCASCGQDNPPEARFCMRCGTALTRRCPNCGATNTLAAQFCVRCGAPLALAAGTERRVLSVLFADLVGSTRLVLRTDPEPMRAISGHYYRAMREEVGRVGGVIEKYIGDAVMAVFGLPTAHEDDADRAVRAAVAMQRRMADLNEARGLDLHLRVGIATGEVIADPSAVQAGQSMVTGEAVNLAYRLQEQAPPDAVVIDERTFRALRLHGEFKPLPAADDEFAGVPRWQVVMIAEGQRAKRLRAPLVGRDDELQFLLALYHRVVESSRQHIVTVMGAAGVGKSRLVEEFAALIRAESAPPQVLRGRCPSYGEGLTYWPLVEMVRQECGITDTDAPAEMLEKLRATAGRVVVPILGEEAADTITADLAALLGLSAGRAYETMWRDRLNALKQVAEHPAGVDVPSAGPGRGPDVLIPSVRAFFNALAHRAPLVLIFEDLHWAQESLLDLLERVAVAGPDVPILTLCLSRPELLERRATWGARLPSHTSLQLQPLRQEVGRSLVFELLHREPLAAEVREAILTRAEGNPFYIEEILRRLIEGGELVRVEGGWRLASPTVEIRIPDTIHGILASRLDLLTPVEKRVILDASVAGRVFWLNALVAMDELPRDEVEAALQRLQDRDLVVELRDGGDQRRVQQQFLPLPDPTPRQLALLEAGEHWQPAARADLLGLAPGPGEPRLAGEREFAFKHALIREVAYSLVPKLARSVRHLRFAEWLKNATRRPVEEMLGVLAYHYEQAWRNAFDTGDRAEDLARRAVLTLRAAGTRAMHLRTLPEAQGLYERALHIVRHVGLTADLPLYLELLVEYSDVVKWLPAPKTVFEATQTVLDQAPALGRDDLVARAWLNRAYAEYDKGRLQDADAALRRALEIFRRLGDRRGEAEALEVLGGVTSDLRGSLRIAEEAYRRVLEVYREMGDGMGEARTLAWLGRALLDGGRIAEAKTTLDEALRLGRAHHERISEAKALFGLAIIAHLEGRAEECVALHHKVIRVVSELGNPSDKAPIRRHLAMHYLRHGKTAEAEEEIRKALAVRRQHGLTSDHPNFLRTQAEVALAKGELLAAADLAERALGLLGEWDNVSRPTHRATLARIRAAQGRLNEAEALFRASVADLEVQEYRIDFALVLMKYGEALGRREMLERARSEFAAMGAAYFVQAIDRTLEELPPTPARSPGGA is encoded by the coding sequence ATGCCTCCCCCCGCCGCGATCCGCTGCGCCAGCTGCGGCCAGGACAACCCCCCCGAGGCGCGCTTCTGCATGCGCTGCGGGACGGCGCTCACCCGGCGGTGTCCGAACTGCGGAGCGACCAACACCCTCGCCGCCCAGTTCTGCGTGCGCTGCGGGGCGCCCCTGGCCCTGGCCGCGGGGACCGAGCGGCGGGTGCTGAGCGTCCTGTTCGCCGATCTGGTGGGATCCACACGATTGGTGCTGCGCACCGATCCCGAGCCGATGCGGGCCATCAGCGGGCACTACTACCGGGCGATGCGGGAGGAGGTCGGGCGGGTCGGCGGCGTGATTGAGAAGTACATCGGCGACGCGGTGATGGCCGTGTTCGGGCTGCCCACCGCGCACGAGGACGACGCCGACCGCGCGGTGCGCGCGGCCGTGGCGATGCAGCGGCGGATGGCCGATCTCAACGAGGCCCGGGGGCTGGACCTCCACCTGCGGGTGGGCATCGCCACCGGCGAAGTCATCGCCGATCCCAGCGCGGTCCAGGCCGGACAGTCCATGGTCACGGGGGAAGCCGTGAATCTGGCCTACCGGCTGCAGGAGCAGGCGCCCCCCGACGCCGTGGTCATCGACGAGCGCACCTTCCGCGCCCTGCGGCTGCACGGCGAGTTCAAACCGCTCCCGGCCGCCGACGACGAGTTCGCCGGGGTGCCCCGCTGGCAGGTGGTGATGATCGCCGAGGGCCAGAGGGCCAAGCGCCTGCGGGCGCCCCTGGTCGGTCGCGACGACGAACTGCAGTTCCTCCTGGCCCTGTACCACCGGGTGGTGGAAAGCAGCCGACAGCACATCGTCACGGTGATGGGCGCGGCCGGGGTGGGCAAGAGCCGGCTCGTCGAGGAGTTTGCCGCGCTGATCCGGGCCGAGTCCGCCCCGCCGCAGGTCCTGCGCGGGCGCTGTCCCTCCTACGGCGAGGGGCTGACGTACTGGCCGCTGGTGGAGATGGTCAGGCAAGAGTGCGGCATCACCGATACCGACGCCCCCGCCGAGATGCTGGAGAAACTGCGCGCCACCGCAGGCCGGGTGGTCGTCCCGATCCTGGGGGAGGAGGCGGCGGACACCATCACCGCCGACCTCGCGGCGCTGCTCGGGCTCTCCGCGGGCAGGGCCTACGAGACGATGTGGCGCGACCGGCTGAACGCGCTCAAGCAGGTCGCGGAGCACCCGGCCGGCGTCGACGTCCCGTCCGCCGGCCCGGGCCGGGGACCGGACGTGCTGATCCCCTCCGTGCGCGCCTTCTTCAACGCCCTGGCGCACCGTGCCCCGCTCGTACTGATCTTCGAGGATCTGCACTGGGCGCAGGAAAGTTTGCTGGACCTCCTTGAGCGCGTGGCCGTGGCCGGACCCGACGTGCCGATCCTCACCTTGTGTCTGTCGCGTCCCGAGCTGCTCGAACGACGGGCGACCTGGGGAGCGCGCCTGCCCAGCCACACGAGCCTGCAGCTCCAGCCCCTGCGCCAGGAGGTCGGCCGATCGCTGGTCTTCGAACTGCTGCATCGGGAGCCGCTGGCCGCCGAGGTGCGCGAGGCGATCCTGACCCGGGCCGAAGGCAACCCCTTCTACATCGAAGAGATCCTGCGCCGGTTGATCGAGGGCGGGGAACTGGTCCGCGTCGAGGGAGGGTGGCGCCTGGCGTCGCCGACGGTGGAGATCCGGATCCCGGACACGATCCACGGCATCCTAGCCTCGCGGCTGGATCTGCTCACGCCCGTCGAGAAACGCGTCATCCTGGACGCCTCCGTGGCCGGACGGGTCTTCTGGCTCAATGCGCTTGTGGCGATGGATGAGCTGCCCCGGGACGAAGTGGAGGCGGCGTTGCAGCGCCTGCAGGACCGCGATCTGGTCGTAGAACTGCGCGACGGGGGGGACCAGCGCCGGGTGCAGCAGCAATTCCTTCCCCTGCCCGACCCCACGCCCCGGCAGCTGGCGTTGCTGGAAGCCGGCGAGCACTGGCAGCCTGCGGCGCGCGCCGACCTGCTCGGATTGGCCCCCGGACCCGGAGAGCCGCGGCTCGCCGGCGAACGGGAATTCGCCTTCAAACACGCTCTGATCCGCGAGGTCGCCTACTCGCTGGTCCCCAAGCTGGCCCGCAGCGTCCGGCACCTGCGCTTCGCCGAATGGCTGAAGAACGCCACGCGCCGTCCGGTGGAGGAGATGCTCGGCGTCCTCGCCTACCACTACGAGCAGGCCTGGCGCAACGCCTTCGATACCGGCGACCGGGCGGAGGACCTAGCCCGCCGGGCGGTGCTGACCCTGCGGGCCGCCGGCACCCGCGCCATGCACCTGCGCACGCTGCCCGAGGCGCAGGGGCTCTACGAGCGGGCCCTGCACATCGTCCGACACGTCGGGTTGACCGCCGATCTGCCGCTGTACCTGGAGTTGCTGGTCGAGTACTCCGACGTCGTTAAATGGCTGCCGGCACCGAAGACGGTGTTCGAAGCCACGCAGACCGTGCTGGATCAGGCCCCGGCGCTGGGCCGGGACGACCTTGTGGCCCGGGCCTGGCTGAACCGGGCCTATGCCGAGTACGACAAGGGACGGCTGCAGGACGCCGATGCGGCACTGCGCCGGGCCCTGGAGATCTTCCGCCGGCTGGGGGACCGCCGGGGCGAGGCGGAGGCGCTGGAGGTGTTGGGCGGGGTGACCAGCGACCTCCGCGGGAGCCTCCGGATCGCCGAAGAGGCGTACCGACGGGTCCTTGAGGTGTACCGGGAGATGGGCGATGGGATGGGGGAGGCCAGAACCCTGGCCTGGCTGGGGCGCGCCCTGCTCGACGGCGGCCGGATCGCCGAGGCGAAGACGACGCTGGACGAGGCGCTGCGCCTGGGCCGGGCGCACCACGAGCGGATCTCGGAGGCCAAGGCGCTCTTCGGGCTGGCCATCATCGCCCATCTGGAAGGCCGGGCCGAGGAGTGTGTCGCCCTGCACCACAAAGTGATCAGGGTCGTCTCGGAGCTGGGAAATCCCTCCGATAAGGCGCCCATCCGCCGCCATCTGGCGATGCACTACCTGCGCCACGGCAAGACCGCCGAGGCGGAGGAGGAGATCCGCAAGGCGCTGGCCGTACGGCGCCAGCACGGTCTGACGTCGGACCACCCCAACTTTCTCCGGACGCAGGCCGAGGTCGCCCTGGCCAAGGGCGAGCTGCTGGCTGCGGCCGACCTGGCCGAGCGGGCCCTCGGCCTCCTGGGGGAGTGGGACAACGTCTCCCGGCCGACCCATCGCGCCACGCTGGCCCGCATCCGCGCCGCCCAGGGGCGGCTGAACGAGGCCGAAGCACTGTTCCGCGCCAGCGTCGCCGATCTCGAGGTCCAGGAGTACCGCATCGACTTCGCCCTGGTCCTGATGAAATACGGCGAAGCCCTGGGCCGACGCGAGATGCTGGAGCGCGCCCGCTCGGAGTTCGCCGCCATGGGCGCCGCCTACTTCGTTCAGGCCATCGACCGCACCCTGGAGGAACTCCCGCCGACGCCGGCCCGCTCCCCCGGCGGGGCCTGA
- a CDS encoding ABC transporter permease, which produces MPAPGAAVRRPPTVWRRLRANPSALLGLVVIGLVVVLALLAPWVAPYDPAEQFFDGLTLEGRPLPPNARFYLGTDLLGRDLLSRLIYGARVSLLIGVAANVAALSIGTAIGTVAGYFRGWTATVFMRFTDLMMAFPALILAIALAAILRPSLWIVALVIGMVNWVWIARVVYSQVLAISGREFIDAARALGVPTPRIFWRHLFPHLLPTLLVWGTLGISTTVMFEAALSFLGVGVRPPTPSWGGAINESQSYFLEAPWLVAFPGAAILLTSLAFNLVGDALRDALDPTLRGRR; this is translated from the coding sequence GTGCCTGCCCCCGGGGCGGCGGTGCGCCGGCCGCCGACGGTGTGGCGGCGCCTGCGGGCCAATCCCTCGGCGCTGCTGGGCCTGGTGGTGATCGGACTGGTCGTCGTCCTGGCCCTGCTCGCGCCGTGGGTGGCGCCCTACGATCCGGCGGAGCAGTTCTTCGACGGGCTCACCCTGGAAGGACGGCCGCTCCCGCCCAACGCCCGGTTCTACCTGGGCACCGACCTGCTGGGGCGCGATCTGCTCTCCCGGCTCATCTACGGGGCGCGGGTCAGCCTGCTGATCGGCGTGGCGGCGAACGTCGCGGCGCTGTCCATCGGCACGGCCATCGGGACCGTCGCCGGCTACTTCCGGGGGTGGACGGCCACGGTCTTCATGCGCTTCACCGACCTGATGATGGCCTTCCCCGCCCTCATTCTGGCCATCGCCCTGGCCGCCATCCTCCGTCCGAGTCTGTGGATCGTGGCCCTGGTCATCGGCATGGTGAACTGGGTGTGGATCGCCCGCGTCGTCTACAGCCAGGTCCTGGCCATCAGCGGGCGCGAGTTCATCGACGCCGCGCGGGCCCTGGGCGTGCCCACCCCGCGCATCTTCTGGCGGCATCTGTTCCCCCACCTGCTGCCGACGCTGTTGGTCTGGGGGACGCTCGGCATCTCCACCACCGTGATGTTCGAAGCGGCCCTCTCCTTCCTCGGCGTCGGCGTGCGCCCGCCGACTCCCAGCTGGGGAGGCGCGATCAACGAGAGCCAGTCCTACTTCCTGGAGGCGCCCTGGCTGGTGGCCTTCCCGGGCGCGGCCATCCTGCTCACCTCGCTGGCCTTCAACCTGGTGGGTGACGCGCTGCGCGACGCCCTGGACCCGACGCTGCGGGGGAGGCGCTGA
- a CDS encoding ABC transporter permease — protein sequence MGAYLLRRLTQSVLILLGVTFVTFLLLYALPADPARMIAGRSATADTVERIRAELGLDRPLLVQYGRYLARLAQGDLGRSYAQKVEVEALLASRLGATFLLMVGGIAVELLIGLPAGTLAAVRRQGAFDRTVMVGAFLGVSAPQFAVGLLLLYLLAYKWPLFPLGGYGSLAHLILPAVTLGIAGGGWYARMMRSAMLDVIHQDYVRTARAKGAGEGRVIGKHALRNALLPVVSMVGLDFGTFMGGVVVVESVFSWPGIGQLAWQAIQIVDIPVIMGVVLVSATAILLGNLLADLVYPLLDPKIRYS from the coding sequence GTGGGCGCCTACCTGCTCCGCCGGTTGACCCAGTCGGTGTTGATCCTGCTCGGCGTGACCTTCGTCACCTTCCTCTTGCTGTACGCCCTGCCGGCCGATCCGGCCCGGATGATCGCCGGCCGCAGCGCTACGGCCGACACCGTGGAACGCATCCGCGCCGAACTGGGATTGGACCGGCCGCTGCTGGTGCAATATGGGCGCTACCTGGCGCGGCTGGCGCAGGGCGACCTCGGGCGGTCCTACGCCCAGAAGGTCGAGGTGGAAGCGCTGCTGGCCTCGCGGCTGGGCGCGACTTTCCTGCTGATGGTCGGGGGTATCGCGGTCGAGCTGCTCATCGGGCTGCCGGCCGGCACGCTCGCCGCGGTCCGCCGGCAGGGGGCCTTCGACCGGACGGTGATGGTCGGCGCCTTCCTGGGGGTCTCCGCCCCGCAGTTCGCCGTCGGCCTCCTCCTCCTGTACCTGCTGGCCTACAAGTGGCCGCTCTTCCCGCTGGGCGGATACGGGTCCCTGGCGCACCTGATCCTGCCCGCGGTCACGCTGGGGATCGCCGGAGGAGGCTGGTACGCGCGCATGATGCGCTCGGCGATGCTGGACGTCATCCACCAGGACTACGTGCGCACGGCGCGGGCCAAGGGGGCGGGCGAGGGACGGGTGATCGGCAAACACGCCCTGCGCAACGCCCTGCTGCCGGTGGTCTCGATGGTCGGGCTCGATTTCGGGACGTTCATGGGAGGGGTGGTGGTGGTGGAGTCGGTCTTCAGCTGGCCGGGCATCGGCCAGCTGGCCTGGCAGGCCATCCAGATCGTGGATATCCCCGTGATCATGGGGGTGGTGCTGGTCTCCGCCACCGCCATCCTGCTGGGCAACCTGCTGGCCGACCTCGTCTATCCGCTGCTCGATCCCAAGATCCGGTACAGCTGA